A region from the Corylus avellana chromosome ca7, CavTom2PMs-1.0 genome encodes:
- the LOC132187476 gene encoding lysM domain receptor-like kinase 4, producing MGFLCVTWVFMILLFSSCSWTMAQQPYVGKTTTDCGNYMDNSTSSLGYFYNGLNQSCQAYLTFRSQPPYNTVPAISAFLASDAYQLSQINSVNDTATFETNRLVLVPVNCSRSGEYYQTNTTYVVQTDDTYFKIANDTFQALSTCQALQKQNIYPATSLAAGVGITVPLRCACPTKNQTDLDVNYLLSYIVSEGESVSSISDRFGASTEKTLEANQLSQETIINFFTTLLVPLQVPPSSSQTIAPPPPPPASPPPPPPTSSSDKSSSKTWVYVLVGVLGGIALVLASGAILFYAFFRRSKKKSDSSTVSDHFEPREKPPDKKVEEEAKDFLQSISSICLSLKVYSFRELQHATDGFNPSSLIKGSVYRGTINGDLAAIKKMNGDVSKEINLLNTINHSNIICLSGVCFNDGHWYLVYEYAANGPLSDWIFNSNSDGRLLSWTQRVQILLDVAAGLNYLHGFTAPPHVHKDIKSSNILLESDFRAKIANFGLARSAEGQEGEFALTKHIIGTRGYMAPEYLENGFVSTKLDVYAFGVLMLETVTGKEVALYEEENMQLSDALNAVLGEDDGQESLRHFIDPSLQRNYPLELALFMVRLIDSCLTKNPTGRPDMDEITQSLSRILNTSLTWESSKNISM from the coding sequence ATGGGTTTCCTCTGTGTCACATGGGTTTTCATGATCTTGTTATTCTCAAGCTGTTCTTGGACTATGGCGCAGCAACCTTACGTGGGAAAGACCACAACAGATTGTGGAAATTACATGGATAATTCAACTTCTTCTCTTGGCTACTTCTATAATGGTCTGAACCAAAGTTGCCAAGCCTACCTCACCTTCAGATCTCAACCCCCCTACAACACTGTTCCTGCCATCTCTGCTTTCTTGGCCTCCGACGCGTACCAGCTCTCTCAAATTAATTCAGTTAACGACACTGCAACATTTGAAACCAACAGGTTGGTGCTTGTTCCAGTCAACTGCTCCCGTTCAGGTGAGTACTATCAAACAAACACAACTTACGTTGTCCAGACTGATGACACTTATTTTAAGATTGCTAATGACACCTTTCAAGCCCTTTCAACCTGTCAAGCTCTCcagaaacaaaatatataccCCGCTACCAGTTTAGCTGCTGGTGTTGGAATCACTGTTCCTCTTAGATGTGCTTGTCCTACAAAGAACCAAACTGATTTGGATGTCAATTATTTATTGAGTTACATTGTCAGTGAAGGTGAATCTGTTTCAAGCATTAGTGACAGATTTGGTGCAAGTACTGAGAAGACTTTGGAGGCTAATCAGCTTTCTCAAGAAactattattaatttcttcaccACGCTTCTAGTTCCACTTCAAGTCCCGCCATCAAGTTCTCAAACCATAGCTCCACCCCCGCCACCACCAGCATCGCCGCCGCCACCTCCTCCTACTTCTTCCTCTGATAAAAGCTCAAGTAAAACATGGGTTTATGTCCTTGTTGGGGTTCTTGGAGGAATTGCTCTTGTATTGGCCTCTGGAGCCATTTTATTCTACGCATTCTTCCGTAGAAGTAAGAAGAAATCTGATTCCAGTACCGTCTCTGATCACTTTGAGCCACGTGAGAAACCACCAGACAAAAAGGTTGAGGAAGAAGCGAAGGACTTCTTACAGAGCATATCTAGCATTTGTCTGTCCCTTAAAGTGTATAGTTTTAGGGAACTCCAACATGCAACAGATGGTTTCAACCCCAGTAGTTTGATTAAAGGATCTGTTTATCGTGGCACAATCAATGGGGATTTGGCGgccattaagaaaatgaatggCGATGTGTCGAAAGAGATCAATTTGTTGAACACGATCAACCATTCTAATATCATATGCCTCTCTGGCGTCTGCTTCAATGATGGTCATTGGTATCTTGTTTACGAATATGCTGCCAATGGACCCTTGAGTGATTGGATCTTTAACAGCAATAGCGATGGAAGACTTTTGAGCTGGACACAGAGAGTACAGATTCTATTGGATGTGGCCGCCGGGCTCAACTATCTCCATGGCTTCACTGCTCCTCCTCACGTCCACAAGGATATAAAGAGCAGCAACATTCTTCTGGAAAGTGATTTCAGGGCCAAGATTGCAAATTTTGGTCTGGCAAGATCAGCAGAAGGGCAGGAAGGTGAATTTGCCTTGACGAAGCACATCATTGGAACTAGAGGTTACATGGCTCCTGAGTATTTGGAAAATGGTTTTGTCTCCACAAAGCTTGATGTCTACGCATTTGGAGTCCTCATGCTGGAGACAGTGACTGGGAAAGAGGTTGCTTTGTATGAAGAGGAAAATATGCAGTTATCAGATGCCCTAAATGCTGTGCTTGGTGAGGATGATGGACAGGAGAGTTTGAGGCATTTCATAGATCCTTCCCTGCAACGGAATTATCCTTTGGAACTTGCTCTTTTTATGGTCAGGCTGATTGATAGTTGCTTGACCAAAAATCCAACTGGTCGACCTGATATGGATGAGATTACGCAGTCTCTCTCGAGAATCTTGAACACCTCACTGACCTGGGAATCTTCAAAGAATATATCTATGTAa
- the LOC132187006 gene encoding pentatricopeptide repeat-containing protein At5g66631, with product MPGTIYSYSCYGLYLVPMHFKQLFREVNLLNSVTQQTRCYARDPFPNKVSHYLHRAKLIDSIRLGLRSGPPSSLAPILNGRLLDSFVVTHALRSAPSADSALSLVDTLETIPHFSHTQNTLHALATVLAKSRRTAELKSLIDAINAGRFRNVRVSFMNLMQWHAACGDLDLVLRVWDEYRLSNQRVCTESYNIVMRLYAQTGKNDSEAVGIFYRMIDGGAIPNSRTYTVMIEHLVSSGKLDCAMEVFNKLPLMRIKRTLKQYSVLVEGFIGVERFGEVKTLLNEMRVDGVLPGTAMRLSLQRIQEAGFVQETDEFLEEMLPDERIKKIGFIGDTSDDDDDDKDDDVAQGSGGDDVDGVQLKPWLDPRALASALHHWSSNEASALEEAKLVWTTRLVCKILRNFKSAETAWEFFCWVSYQPGFTHDVYTVQRMMALLARHGHIELVDKLISKIRGEGMRLPFSTIRLIIDLYGISKKADAALKVFREDRTLCSSISKLNLVLLYSSLLRTLTKCRRNSDAMDVLEEMILCGICPDIQTFSGLMHHFASSGDIKTVQKLFAMARQSGLEPDGYMFKVLIQAYCKCERAALAWRVFEDMRNSNLIPDAGTKELLVKSLWKEGKRREAAAVEENCEEINDVLPPTLRGHIWTVSSADLTCVYNIYSKSFASTAG from the coding sequence ATGCCCGGAACAATCTATTCCTATAGCTGTTATGGTCTTTACCTAGTGCCAATGCATTTCAAGCAACTCTTTCGTGAGGTGAACCTACTCAACAGTGTGACCCAGCAAACTCGCTGCTATGCCCGCGACCCATTTCCCAACAAAGTCTCCCATTACCTCCACCGTGCCAAACTCATCGATTCCATTCGACTTGGCCTCCGCTCCGGTCCTCCCAGCTCGCTCGCGCCTATCCTAAACGGTCGCCTTCTCGACTCTTTCGTTGTGACTCATGCGCTCCGGTCTGCGCCTTCGGCAGACTCTGCCCTGTCCCTGGTTGACACCCTCGAAACAATTCCTCATTTTTCGCATACCCAGAACACGCTCCATGCGCTGGCCACCGTCCTGGCCAAGTCCCGCCGGACCGCGGAACTCAAATCCCTGATCGATGCCATCAATGCTGGCAGGTTTCGTAATGTTCGTGTCAGCTTTATGAACCTCATGCAGTGGCACGCTGCCTGTGGAGACCTTGACTTGGTTCTCCGAGTTTGGGATGAGTATAGGCTGTCAAATCAGCGTGTATGCACCGAGTCTTACAACATTGTCATGCGCCTCTATGCGCAAACGGGTAAGAACGACTCTGAGGCCGTGGGGATTTTCTATAGGATGATTGATGGCGGTGCAATCCCGAACTCCAGAACGTATACGGTGATGATAGAGCACCTTGTGAGTTCGGGAAAGTTGGATTGTGCTATGGAGGTTTTCAATAAATTGCCCTTGATGAGGATTAAACGCACTTTGAAGCAATATTCGGTTTTGGTGGAAGGGTTTATTGGCGTTGAGCGGTTTGGTGAGGTCAAGACTTTGCTCAACGAAATGCGGGTTGATGGAGTATTGCCTGGAACAGCCATGCGTTTGTCATTGCAACGTATTCAGGAGGCTGGATTTGTCCAAGAGACGGATGAATTTCTTGAAGAAATGTTGCCGGATGAGAGAATCAAGAAAATAGGATTTATTGGCGATActagtgatgatgatgatgatgataaggatGATGATGTTGCTCAAGGTAGTGGAGGTGATGATGTTGATGGGGTTCAGTTAAAACCATGGTTAGACCCAAGAGCTTTGGCAAGTGCCTTGCATCATTGGAGCTCTAACGAGGCATCGGCCCTGGAGGAGGCGAAATTGGTGTGGACAACTCGGTTGGTTTGCAAGATTCTTAGGAATTTCAAGTCTGCAGAAACGGCTTGGGAGTTTTTCTGTTGGGTTTCTTATCAGCCAGGATTTACTCATGATGTTTACACAGTACAAAGGATGATGGCCCTTTTAGCACGCCATGGGCATATTGAATTGGTTGATAAACTCATTTCCAAAATAAGAGGGGAGGGAATGAGATTGCCCTTCAGCACCATCAGGTTAATCATTGATCTCTATGGCATATCAAAGAAAGCCGATGCTGCCCTAAAGGTCTTTCGTGAAGATAGAACTCTCTGCAGTTCCATATCAAAATTGAATTTGGTGCTTTTGTATTCATCTCTATTACGGACATTGACCAAGTGCAGGAGGAATTCTGATGCCATGGATGTGCTTGAAGAGATGATTTTGTGTGGGATTTGCCCTGATATCCAGACATTTTCTGGGTTAATGCATCACTTTGCGTCAAGTGGAGACATCAAAACAGTGCAGAAACTCTTTGCAATGGCTAGGCAAAGTGGTCTGGAGCCAGATGGCTATATGTTTAAAGTACTGATCCAAGCTTATTGCAAATGTGAGAGAGCTGCTCTTGCGTGGAGGGTTTTTGAAGACATGAGGAATTCAAATTTGATCCCTGATGCTGGCACAAAAGAGTTGCTAGTGAAGAGTCTCTGGAAGGAAGGCAAGCGGAGAGAGGCTGCTGCTGTAGAAGAGAATTGTGAGGAAATAAATGATGTTCTTCCGCCAACATTGCGTGGTCACATATGGACAGTGAGTTCTGCAGATCTCACATGCGTTTATaatatttattccaaaagctttgCATCAACAGCTGGCTAG